GATTTATACACAGTACCGGCTTTGGGAGCTGAAGAGTGAAGGCAGCTGCGAATCCATGGAATCAGGCTAATCTCCCGAAGAATCTGGACCAACTGACCAGGGGATAACAGACAACACGGTTGCCATCAATTCAGAGATGGATAAAAACCCATCGAGAGAAATGCAGCATCAGAGCAAAAGTAGCTGGCCATACATCCTCGCCACGGGGCCCACGCCAACGAGAAACAGCCGTCCAGTGGTCTACGCAACTCGCTCCATTGGGTGGACATCTCACTGCATCACATGGTGTTCATTTGTTCGAAAACATGTGACTCTCCGCTTGCCCGGGTGAAGATGCTATTACTACTTTGCTAGCCCGGGGGTAGTATCGTAGGAGCTTACTAGGACTCTAGGAGGCCGCCGAAAACCTGCCATCAGTTTTGTCTTGGAGAAAGAACAGAGCAGCCACTGAAAACGAAGCAGTTTTCAGTCTGTAAGCTGATGGCAAAGAAGGGAAGGATAGGAGCCGCTGTTTTCTTTCTCATTCTCCAGTGAAGTGACTGAATCGTTTGACCCAATATGTCCTTCATTCCCCATAAAAAAAAGTTCTTCTTTTGACATGGGCAAATCCTCCAAGTTTTCTTTCTTCGAGAAGTGCACGACAACATTTCCATTAAACATAAGCCCAGGATTGTTATACCGCTCTTACTTGTCAACCTCTAGTCCTCTTCGAATCATTCAAAATTACGGCCAAGAAACCAAAACCATGCACAAGGTCAGGGATCAATAGTACACAACTTGTTTCAGGGCTAAGGAATTGACAGAACACGAGACTATAGAGATCCTGAAACGAACTCTttaaaccaaaaaaaaaaacataacATAGCTACTCGTGCGTTTTTACATGCATCCATTGATTCCTCGTCATTTTTCTCTTTCAAGACCACATAGGATACACACACATGGATTTGCTACAGACAATTGGAACCTATATCTGAACAAAAGCTTATAGATTTCAATTGCGTATGCCATCGCATATTTTGAAGCAATGCAAGTATGCCCAGATCCACATGGCAGCTGAATTGGGCCTCAATCTCCTCGAACCAATGTACAGTTGAGCGTTCCCAATGCAGTAGCAAGGCATGATCCATTTGACAAGGTGAGAAGCTGTCGATGCTTACACATTGGAAGAAGAACTGAAGATTTGAACGAGCGACGTCCATGTCCCAGACACCGCAAGCGCAACCCCGATGGCGATGACGGCCACGTCGGCAACGAGCGCGGCCCACCCGATCTCGGCGCCGAACACCTTGAGGTGGAACGCGGCGGGCAGCACGAACCCGAGCACGACGCAGACGCTGCTCCCGACGAGCGAGAGGAAGTCGGCGAAGTTGGGCACGAGCATCGCCAGGAGCCCGACGACCACGACGAGGATCCAGCGCAGCCACCAGGCGTAGCGCTTGCCGCAGAGCAGGCGCTCGGCGACCTCGTACACCGGGTTCATCATCACGGGCATGGTGAAGAAGAGGTTGATGCAGAGGCCGAGCTGCACCAGGACGGAGAGCCACCCCGTGCCGAGgttggtggtgatgatgtccCGCGTGGCTGCGCCGAACGCGAGGTAGCCCATGACGCCGAACAGGCCGTACATGATGGCGATGAACGCCATGGACAGCGCGAGCGTGGCGCCGAACCTGCGCTTGTCCGCGGCCTCCGCCTCCAGCGGCAGGACCATGCCGATTCCCTCGAAGGCGTAGACGGCGACGCCGAGCCCGTAGAGGATCTCGGCGGGGCCGGCGAAGGCGAACACGGGGGGCTTGTTGGCGAGCCAGATGGAAGCGTCCTGGCCCAGGACGACGCCCATGGCGCCGAGGTCGACGACGTCGGCGAAGATGCTGAGTGGCGCGAGGAGCGTGAGCGTCTTGATGGAGTTGAGGCCGAGCTGGAACGGCAGCATGGCCCAGATGAAGAGCGCCTTGGCGGTGAGGAGCGGAGAGGCCGGGGAGTCGGCCCCGATAGGGTAGAGGTGCGCCATGGTGTTGGAGATGAAGATGAGGTAGCCGATGCAGAAGCTGGCCTGGCTGAGCACGAGCATGGCGTCGAcggcgtggcggccgggcgcgcCGTAGATGGCGTGGCCCAGGTCCCCGAAGGAGGCGATCTTggggtgctcgtcggcgatccggcggcgcgcggcgacgAGCAGCATCATACAGTGGAAGGTgagcgcggcgacggcgaggagcAGCAGCGTCCCCGCCGCCCAGCCCGTGCGGGAGAAGGTGTAGGGGAGGCCCAGCACGCCCGAGCCGACCACCGCGATGAAGACGTTGGCGAACGTCTTGGGCTGCGACGACAGGtgcccgcccgcgccgccgtgcTGCGGGAGCAGCGGCGCCGCCGCGTCGAGCCGCGAGGACGAGGAGCTCGCCTCCTTGTCGAATCCCATGGCCACCGCCCGCTGGATAGGACGGATCGAGCGGCAGCCGGCTGGAGGGAGCGGGGCGTGGCGGCGTGGCCCGCTGGCGTCCGGGGAAATGGGGAATTGGGGGAGCTCGCGCCGTGCGCTTTCTCGCTTTGTAGCGGAGGCGCAGCAGGGCCGGTGACAGCTAGTGGCCGAGGTGGGTGGGGAATCGGGCGTCGGAGCAGGACACGCCGTGGACTTTTCCTTGGGCGACGCCGTGGACATGGTTCACGGACTGGCCTGCTCAGCAATCAATCAGGGTATGGCGTGCCGTACTCGCACTGCCCGTGTGGCGGCGCACGGGAGGCGAGGGTGTCGGCGCACGCAAGGGCATGTCTCTGTAGCGGAGGTGAGGACCCGGTGCCTTGCTCGCCGGCAGGGCGGTGTGGCCGCGAGGAGCGGAACGGTGGACTTGTTCAGGTTGCTCGCCATGGCCGCGAGTGTCCGGCATCGAGTTTTGAGGCTTCGCCACGCTACTGGGTTCTGGCCAACTTCCTCAACTTGTTCTCGGCAGTGCGAACTGCACCGTCGGCGCGGGTTGGCAATCAGGCCACCGTTGAGCAAATCTGCAGGAAAATAAATGTTCCTCGACCAAATCTGTCAGGTCAGGTGCCATCCATGGCGAGCACGGTACGGCGGCGAGAGGGCGGATCGGAACGCCGCATCCGGAAGGATCAAACTTCTCCTTCCCTTCTGCTACGAAACACGCGCGTTTCATCACGCGCTCATGCCAACTGCTGTGAGCCAGCCTGACAAGGAAAGCGACGTTTGTTTTTCTCTCTATTTTTGGGGGATTTTTTTCTGTGACATTGATGTTGGCACGGCGCTGCCGGTTCATGCACTTGCTACATGCGTTTAACGTGACACTTAAATAGTAGTTTAATTTCCCGGGAAGATACCGACATCCTTTGTCACTGCCGATGCCTTAGCAGAATTCATAATTGGACCTCATGATCTTGACCGGGGATGTGTCTCGTATTTGTTTCGACTTTTTTTTGACGAAGTAGAAGATCCGTGATCGCGTAGGAACAGAGTGCTAAAGTTGAGCGCAACTTTAGTACGTATTAGCAATCAAATCTATACTAAAATTTTAAGTCTT
The sequence above is drawn from the Panicum hallii strain FIL2 chromosome 7, PHallii_v3.1, whole genome shotgun sequence genome and encodes:
- the LOC112901275 gene encoding amino acid transporter AVT3B-like, with product MSTASPKEKSTACPAPTPDSPPTSATSCHRPCCASATKRESARRELPQFPISPDASGPRRHAPLPPAGCRSIRPIQRAVAMGFDKEASSSSSRLDAAAPLLPQHGGAGGHLSSQPKTFANVFIAVVGSGVLGLPYTFSRTGWAAGTLLLLAVAALTFHCMMLLVAARRRIADEHPKIASFGDLGHAIYGAPGRHAVDAMLVLSQASFCIGYLIFISNTMAHLYPIGADSPASPLLTAKALFIWAMLPFQLGLNSIKTLTLLAPLSIFADVVDLGAMGVVLGQDASIWLANKPPVFAFAGPAEILYGLGVAVYAFEGIGMVLPLEAEAADKRRFGATLALSMAFIAIMYGLFGVMGYLAFGAATRDIITTNLGTGWLSVLVQLGLCINLFFTMPVMMNPVYEVAERLLCGKRYAWWLRWILVVVVGLLAMLVPNFADFLSLVGSSVCVVLGFVLPAAFHLKVFGAEIGWAALVADVAVIAIGVALAVSGTWTSLVQIFSSSSNV